One window of the Streptococcus parasanguinis ATCC 15912 genome contains the following:
- the accD gene encoding acetyl-CoA carboxylase, carboxyltransferase subunit beta — MALFSKKDKYIRINPNRSAWKEPQPKPEVPDELFSQCPGCKHTIYQKDLGSERVCPNCGYTFRISAKERLALTVDPASFEEMFTGIETTDPLNFPNYKKKLAAVREMTGLDEAVLTGTALIKGQKVALGIMDSNFIMASMGSVVGEKITRLFEFATNEKLPVVLFTASGGARMQEGIVSLMQMAKISAAVQRHSKEKLFYLTVLTDPTTGGVTASFAMEGDIIMAESQALVGFAGRRVIESTVREKLPDDFQKAEFLQEHGFVDLIVERSQIRATVGQLLALHGGKHE; from the coding sequence ATGGCATTATTTTCTAAAAAAGATAAATATATTCGGATCAATCCGAATAGGTCAGCCTGGAAAGAACCTCAGCCAAAACCTGAAGTTCCTGATGAGCTATTTTCACAATGTCCAGGTTGTAAACATACCATTTACCAAAAGGATTTAGGTAGTGAACGGGTATGCCCAAACTGTGGCTATACCTTCCGTATTTCTGCTAAAGAACGCTTGGCGCTTACAGTGGATCCAGCTAGCTTTGAAGAAATGTTTACTGGAATCGAAACGACAGATCCCTTGAATTTTCCCAATTATAAGAAGAAACTAGCAGCAGTACGAGAAATGACAGGACTGGATGAAGCTGTACTGACAGGAACTGCATTGATTAAAGGGCAAAAAGTTGCGCTTGGGATCATGGATTCTAACTTTATCATGGCCTCAATGGGTTCTGTAGTAGGTGAAAAAATTACACGATTGTTTGAATTTGCGACAAATGAAAAATTGCCAGTCGTTCTCTTTACTGCTTCTGGTGGTGCTCGGATGCAAGAAGGAATCGTGAGTTTGATGCAAATGGCAAAAATTTCTGCGGCTGTTCAACGTCATTCTAAAGAAAAATTATTCTATTTGACGGTATTGACAGATCCGACAACCGGTGGGGTAACGGCTTCATTTGCTATGGAAGGTGATATTATCATGGCAGAGAGTCAGGCCTTGGTTGGTTTTGCCGGTCGGCGCGTGATCGAATCAACTGTGCGTGAAAAATTGCCAGATGATTTCCAAAAAGCAGAATTTCTGCAAGAACATGGATTTGTAGACTTGATCGTGGAGAGAAGCCAAATCCGAGCAACGGTTGGACAATTATTGGCCCTTCATGGAGGTAAACATGAGTAA
- the fabG gene encoding 3-oxoacyl-[acyl-carrier-protein] reductase yields the protein MELKNKNVFVTGSTRGIGLAVAHKFASLGANVILNGRSEISEDLLAQFADYGVTVVGISGDISNGEDAQRMVAEAIEKLGSVDVLVNNAGITNDKLMLKMTEEDFERVLKINLTGAFNMTQAVLKPMSKARQGAIINMSSVVGLMGNIGQANYAASKAGLIGFTKSVAREVAARGVRVNAIAPGFIESDMTDAIPEKMKDAMLAQVPMKRIGQAEEVAEVAAFLAGQEYLTGQTIAIDGGMTMQ from the coding sequence ATGGAACTTAAGAATAAAAATGTTTTTGTAACCGGTTCAACACGTGGAATTGGATTAGCTGTGGCACATAAATTTGCTAGTCTTGGTGCCAACGTTATCCTAAATGGACGTTCTGAAATCTCTGAGGACTTGCTTGCACAGTTTGCAGATTATGGTGTAACTGTTGTTGGTATTTCTGGGGATATTTCTAATGGCGAAGATGCTCAACGTATGGTGGCTGAAGCAATTGAAAAGCTTGGCAGTGTTGATGTTTTGGTCAATAACGCTGGCATCACAAACGACAAGTTGATGTTGAAAATGACTGAAGAAGATTTTGAACGGGTCTTGAAAATCAACTTGACCGGTGCCTTTAATATGACACAAGCTGTCTTAAAACCTATGTCTAAGGCTCGTCAAGGTGCCATTATCAACATGTCCTCTGTTGTTGGTCTAATGGGGAATATTGGTCAAGCGAACTACGCGGCTTCAAAAGCTGGTTTGATTGGTTTTACCAAATCAGTAGCGCGTGAAGTTGCGGCCCGTGGCGTTCGTGTGAATGCCATTGCACCTGGTTTTATTGAATCGGATATGACAGACGCTATTCCAGAGAAAATGAAAGATGCCATGCTAGCTCAAGTGCCAATGAAACGAATTGGTCAAGCTGAAGAAGTGGCAGAAGTTGCGGCTTTCTTGGCAGGTCAAGAATATTTAACAGGTCAAACAATTGCCATTGATGGCGGAATGACTATGCAATAA
- a CDS encoding acetyl-CoA carboxylase biotin carboxylase subunit: MFRKILIANRGEIAVRIIRAARELGIETVAVYSTADKEALHTLLADEAVCIGPAKSTESYLNMSAVLSAAVLTGAEAIHPGFGFLSENSKFATMCEEVGIKFIGPSAKVMDMMGDKINARKQMIKAGVPVIPGSDGEVYTAEEALEIAERIGYPVMLKASAGGGGKGIRKVEKPEDLVAAFESASSEAQAAFGNGAMYMERVIYPARHIEVQILADQHGHVIHLGERDCSLQRNNQKVLEESPSIAIGKTLRNRIGSAAVRAAESVGYENAGTIEFLYDEGKGEFYFMEMNTRVQVEHPVTEFVTGVDIVKEQIKIAAGQELSVTQEDIVIKGHAIECRINAENPSFNFAPSPGKITNLYLPSGGVGLRVDSAVYPGYTIPPYYDSMIAKIIVHGENRFDALMKMQRALYELEIDGVTTNSSFQLDLISDSHVIAGDYDTAFLMEQFLPNYNKE; the protein is encoded by the coding sequence ATGTTTCGTAAGATCTTAATCGCCAATCGTGGTGAGATTGCAGTACGCATTATTCGTGCGGCTCGTGAACTTGGCATCGAGACGGTTGCGGTGTATTCTACTGCTGATAAAGAAGCCTTGCATACCTTACTAGCGGATGAGGCAGTCTGTATTGGACCAGCTAAATCAACAGAATCTTATTTGAATATGAGTGCTGTCTTGTCTGCAGCTGTTTTAACAGGTGCAGAAGCTATTCACCCTGGTTTTGGATTTTTAAGTGAAAACTCAAAATTTGCAACCATGTGTGAGGAAGTTGGTATTAAATTTATCGGCCCTTCTGCTAAAGTCATGGATATGATGGGGGATAAGATTAATGCTCGTAAACAGATGATCAAAGCAGGAGTACCTGTTATTCCTGGATCAGATGGTGAAGTTTATACAGCTGAAGAAGCCCTCGAAATTGCAGAGCGCATTGGTTACCCTGTGATGTTGAAAGCATCTGCAGGAGGCGGTGGTAAAGGAATTCGGAAGGTTGAAAAACCAGAAGATTTGGTTGCTGCTTTTGAATCTGCTTCCTCAGAAGCTCAAGCTGCTTTTGGTAATGGTGCCATGTATATGGAGCGGGTGATTTATCCGGCACGCCACATTGAAGTACAGATTTTAGCGGATCAGCATGGACATGTCATTCACTTAGGTGAACGCGATTGTTCTCTCCAACGGAACAATCAAAAAGTTCTAGAAGAATCCCCTTCAATTGCTATCGGAAAAACTCTTCGTAATCGTATTGGTTCTGCAGCTGTTCGTGCAGCTGAGTCAGTTGGTTACGAGAATGCTGGAACGATTGAATTCTTGTATGATGAAGGCAAGGGTGAGTTCTACTTTATGGAAATGAATACTCGAGTGCAAGTAGAGCATCCTGTCACAGAATTTGTAACAGGAGTTGATATCGTTAAGGAACAGATTAAAATCGCAGCTGGCCAAGAATTATCCGTTACTCAAGAGGATATTGTCATTAAAGGCCATGCGATTGAATGCCGGATTAATGCGGAAAATCCTTCCTTTAACTTTGCACCAAGCCCAGGTAAGATTACTAATCTCTATCTTCCAAGTGGTGGGGTTGGCCTGCGTGTGGATTCTGCTGTGTATCCTGGTTATACGATTCCACCATACTATGATAGTATGATTGCTAAGATCATTGTCCATGGGGAAAATCGCTTTGATGCACTGATGAAAATGCAGCGAGCTCTTTATGAGTTGGAAATCGATGGTGTCACAACCAATAGTAGTTTCCAGTTGGATTTGATCTCAGATTCGCATGTGATCGCTGGTGATTATGACACTGCATTTTTGATGGAACAATTCCTTCCAAATTATAATAAGGAATGA
- the fabZ gene encoding 3-hydroxyacyl-ACP dehydratase FabZ: MTIDINAIREALPHRYPMLLVDRVLETSEDTIVAIKNVTINEPFFNGHFPQYPVMPGVLIMEALAQTAGVLELSKPENKGKLVFYAGMDKVKFKKQVVPGDQLVMTATFVKRRGTIAVVEAKAEVDGKLAASGTLTFAIGN; the protein is encoded by the coding sequence ATGACAATTGATATTAATGCTATTCGTGAGGCTTTGCCGCATCGTTACCCAATGCTTTTGGTGGATCGCGTTTTAGAAACAAGCGAAGATACGATTGTTGCCATCAAAAACGTGACAATTAATGAACCGTTTTTTAATGGACATTTTCCACAATATCCTGTTATGCCAGGTGTTCTCATCATGGAAGCTTTGGCACAAACAGCAGGTGTACTAGAGTTGTCAAAACCTGAAAATAAAGGGAAATTAGTCTTTTATGCAGGGATGGACAAGGTGAAGTTTAAAAAACAAGTCGTTCCAGGAGATCAACTGGTGATGACAGCTACTTTTGTCAAACGTCGTGGAACAATTGCTGTTGTTGAAGCGAAAGCAGAGGTAGACGGTAAGCTTGCAGCTTCAGGAACACTTACTTTTGCAATTGGAAATTAA
- the accB gene encoding acetyl-CoA carboxylase biotin carboxyl carrier protein: MNISEIKDLLAQFDASTLREFSYKNNGEELNLSKNQTTSVATTPVAPAVEVVATPQTPVVAPVVEAPATPAVVAEPVAAPAQEAEGDVVESPLVGVAYLSPAPDKPAFVSVGDKVTKGQTLLIIEAMKVMNEVPAPKDGVVTEILVMNEEMVEFGKGLVRIK; the protein is encoded by the coding sequence ATGAATATTTCTGAGATCAAAGATTTGTTGGCTCAATTTGATGCATCAACTTTGCGTGAATTCTCATATAAAAATAATGGCGAAGAATTGAATTTGAGTAAAAATCAAACGACTTCAGTTGCGACTACACCGGTAGCTCCTGCAGTTGAAGTGGTAGCAACACCTCAAACTCCTGTCGTAGCCCCTGTTGTTGAAGCACCAGCAACTCCAGCTGTAGTAGCTGAACCAGTTGCTGCTCCAGCTCAAGAGGCCGAAGGTGATGTCGTTGAAAGTCCATTGGTTGGGGTGGCTTACTTGTCACCAGCTCCGGATAAACCGGCCTTTGTATCTGTAGGAGATAAGGTCACTAAGGGTCAAACACTCTTGATTATCGAAGCCATGAAAGTGATGAATGAAGTCCCAGCACCTAAAGATGGGGTAGTCACTGAAATTTTGGTAATGAATGAAGAAATGGTTGAATTTGGAAAAGGATTGGTTCGAATCAAATGA
- the fabF gene encoding beta-ketoacyl-ACP synthase II: protein MSTNRVVVTGYGVTSPIGNTPEEFWNSLHEGKIGIKPITKFDASEIPVFNAGEIQDFPFDKYFVKKDQNRMDTYSLYAIYAAMEAIENSGLNMEEEDRDRVGVIVSSGIGGLQELEDQIIRMHERGMKRIQPMFIPKALSNMGAGNIALKIGAQGVCKSVTTACASANDAIGEAFREIKFGMHDVVLAGGAEASITKIGIGGFNALTALSTTEDPERSSIPFDKDRNGFVMGEGAGVLVIESLEHAQKRGANILAEIVGYGSNCDAYHMTTPTPDGSGAAKAIKLAINEAGIKPEDVDYVNAHGTSTPANEKGESGAIVSVLGKEVPVSSTKSFTGHLLGAAGAVEAIATIEAIRHSFVPKTAGTKELSDYIEANVVYGEGQEADIQYAISNTFGFGGHNAVLAFKRWEG from the coding sequence ATGTCTACAAATCGTGTTGTTGTTACAGGTTACGGTGTAACCTCACCAATCGGAAATACACCAGAGGAGTTCTGGAATAGCCTTCATGAAGGAAAAATTGGAATCAAGCCCATTACGAAATTTGATGCTTCCGAAATTCCAGTCTTTAATGCTGGTGAAATTCAAGATTTCCCATTCGATAAATATTTTGTGAAAAAAGATCAAAATCGTATGGATACGTACTCATTGTATGCAATCTATGCTGCGATGGAAGCTATTGAAAATTCAGGCTTGAATATGGAAGAAGAAGACCGCGATCGTGTAGGTGTGATTGTATCATCTGGTATCGGTGGTTTGCAAGAATTGGAAGACCAAATTATCCGGATGCATGAACGTGGGATGAAGAGAATCCAACCCATGTTTATTCCGAAAGCTCTTTCAAACATGGGTGCTGGAAACATCGCACTTAAGATTGGGGCTCAAGGGGTATGTAAATCCGTGACAACTGCTTGTGCTTCTGCCAATGATGCAATTGGTGAAGCTTTCCGTGAAATTAAATTTGGTATGCATGATGTTGTTTTGGCAGGTGGTGCTGAAGCTTCGATTACTAAGATTGGTATCGGTGGTTTCAATGCCCTTACGGCCCTTTCAACAACGGAAGACCCAGAACGTTCATCTATTCCATTTGACAAAGACCGTAATGGTTTTGTGATGGGGGAAGGTGCAGGGGTTCTTGTCATCGAAAGTTTGGAACATGCCCAAAAACGTGGTGCTAACATTTTGGCTGAGATTGTTGGTTATGGTTCAAACTGTGATGCCTACCATATGACAACACCGACACCAGATGGTTCAGGTGCGGCCAAAGCAATTAAATTAGCGATCAATGAAGCTGGTATTAAGCCTGAAGACGTCGATTATGTCAATGCTCATGGTACATCTACACCTGCCAATGAGAAAGGTGAAAGCGGAGCTATTGTTTCTGTACTTGGTAAAGAAGTTCCTGTATCATCTACTAAATCATTTACAGGACACTTGCTTGGTGCCGCTGGTGCAGTTGAAGCGATTGCTACCATCGAAGCGATTCGTCACAGCTTTGTACCAAAAACTGCTGGTACTAAAGAATTGTCTGACTATATCGAAGCAAACGTTGTTTATGGTGAAGGCCAAGAAGCGGATATTCAGTACGCTATCTCAAATACCTTTGGTTTTGGAGGACACAATGCTGTTCTGGCCTTTAAACGTTGGGAGGGTTAA